In Notolabrus celidotus isolate fNotCel1 chromosome 5, fNotCel1.pri, whole genome shotgun sequence, the genomic window CCATTCCCAGTATTTCCACACTTTATCTGTAAGTGGTTCATCTTCATAACATCTCCATGAAGGGGTTTTTACATTATGCCAGTCCTAGTgatcctcatcctctcctccgtctctgtctccccctctcaGACTCTGAAGCGTAAGGAGAAGGAGTACGAACACGAGATGGAGCGCCTGGCCAGAGAAAAGATCGCCACTCAGCAGCGGCTGGCCGAGCTCAAGAATGAGCTGAGCCAGTGTATGGACGTCGTTGAGATCGACCGAGTCCTGCGACAGACCATCCAGCCAGAGGACGACCAGGCGTCCACGTCCACCGCCTCAGGTACACACAGACGTGGGTTTGAATTGAACAGTGAGGGAGTTTGTGTTGTAGCATGGGGAGGGTTTGTTTGTTGATGTGGTCCTGACTGATGGTTTCCTCTCTGGTCTGCAGAAGGAGAAGACAACTTTGAGCAGGACATGGACGAAGATGTCCCGACCGCCGTCCCCACTCCCGCTCCCCTCCCCAAACCAACACCTCCCATCCTACAAGCCCAGCAGCTTCTCGCCCCTCACCTCTCGATCCAGCACGCCACTTTGCCTCTCGCTGGAGTCCTGACCGCGCCCGTCCCCTCAACCCCTCAACCCCCTCCTCAGGCCATCGCCCCGGCTCCAGCGCCCGGTCAGCCTCCTCCACCCATCGCTCATCCAGTCCAGCCTCCAGCGGTGCAGGTCCAACCCACTGTCATCGCTCACGCCGCCGTCTCTCACCCGTCAGTCATCCAAGCGGTCAACCACGGCCTGCCAGCCAGTCACAAACATCTAACGCACATCGCTCCGTCGCCCGGCCCCATCTCCTCCACCCCTCAGTCCATCGCAGCGGTCCCGGCTGCCACGGCAACTCACCAGCAGATCTCAGCGCAACCTATCGGACACATCACCGTTCACCCGATGGCTCACCTCGGGGGTCCTCTTCCATCGCACCTCCCGACCCTCTACCCTCAAGGCGTGTCCGTGTCCCAGCCCACCATGGTGGGCCACATCACCCACACCTTCACGCACCACACCCTCCCACACGTTCAGACCAACCCCCAAGTGAATGCTGGCGGCGCCTCGATGAACAGCGCCGCTGTAATGACCCAGGGGAACCCGTCGCTAGGGAAACCCACAGCAGTGCTGGCCCCCCACCCCCAGCTGGTCGGACAGGCTGCCGTCCTCAACCCTGTCACCATGGTTACAGTCCCCACCTTCCCCGTCAGCACACTCAAACTGGCCTGAGAGCGAAACAGAGAGAAGTGACGGGAGGATCAGGAGAAAGATTCAGAACTGAGGACGGGCTCTCGCACTCCGACCAACAATCAGCAGCACGCCGTCTCTGACGAACACAAACGCAGCGCTGCGTTCAGGACGCCGTGTGGACTCACGTGAGATACGTGGAtcacagctctgttagtttgTGGACCGCAGAGTCGGGCCTTTGTTCGTGAAATGAAGACTGTGACATTTGTCTGCGCTGCACAGACAGGAACTCTGTtaaacctcctcctctccttctctcctcctctccttcctttcctctcttcctttccttgACTGAACAACCAGAGGCACTAACATAATAAGCTCAGTTCACTCTCAGGCATCGATGTTTTAACTCTTCATTTACTCTCAGAGGGGAAATGCATGAAAGAGACGCTTCTTGTTAGGTGATACAGGATGTGCCCGCCTCCTATTTATATAACCATGATGTCATGTGTGATGTCACGGGTGTGTGTGCGATCTTAGCGGTCCCACTAATTACATGGAGGGCTTTAATTAAGAGAGCACGTCACACAGCCTGATAATAGAGCTAAAACACTGTCTGACACAGTCCTTCACTTTACGTATCCACACAAAGTTTCAACTACAttactgattatttttttacaccGTGTGTCGTCCCCCATGTTTGTACTTCTGTCCCCCCCTCTCCATCGTTATTTAAATGAAGGTGCGTGTCgacttaagcctggtttacacTTCTGTGTCGACCCTAGGAGTGGTCGACGcggacgtgagcactacatactagCTCTGCAGTACtacgccgaaacactagagggcagtgtggtctctctgatcgtccggtcgcctgtttccagCCCTGAGAcattctctgtttacttttccacaaagattcagagcgtgttatgttaatctacagctgatacatgttgctgtttatcaaacagacatgattacagagaagaataaagaggagccgtcggaggagatgaaatgtacgGCGAGTGCTAATGCAATGCCgtccagcggaccaatcacagggcttgcttaaagctacgcagacctatggCATTGATTCCACGTAGAAGTTTAAACCAGGCTTAACATGATGCAAAataatgaagaaataaaaaaagagggcaACTAAAAAATCCAAATTTAAACTGcagaaagaaaatacaacaataatcAAACTCAATGCTGGAGTAACTTCTCCACTGTCCTCTAACGTCTGCTTTTATGAGGGTTGAGCATCTCAAATTACAAATCCAGAAATGAGGAGGAGCATTCAAATGAAAGAACAAGGCAGTGAATGAGGGTTTTCCCCTGATATGCATTAACACACGAGTTGGTACTTCTTGTGGAAAGCCGACATCATCTCTGACTTTGAGATCAGATTTCTCTGCAGGAAACAAACCACATATTTAAAAGTACGGCGACATGTCCAAAGGTGAAAAACTTGCTCTTTAGAGGATTCTCCCATCAGtcagtaaaatgtaaaaatgctgCACACTACATCAGACATAATAGTGCCTGTCCCCGTGGTTAAAAGCGTGGTCAGAATTAAATGTCAGCTTTCCTCTGAGGGCTTTTGAAGAAGTGGTAATCTTTCACCGTCAGACTGATTTGATTCTTTTCGAGATGTGAACAAAACAACTGAGAGAGAGCTAACAGGATGATTCCACTGTGTTGAATCAGACTGCGGATGAAGCTATGTCGACTGTGAGGAAGAGGCGATGTGTTTTCAACCAATCAAGCTAAACAAGCGTCCACATGTGGAGGGGTGTCATTTCAGGATTTCTGATTCTAACCGCCTCAATTATCCTTCAGTGAAGAGCTCTCCATCCTCTTCATTTTAAAGCaacagctccctctgctggctgcACACGGACCCCTCCCTGTGCTCACTACAAACCCTCTGACCAGGTTTTTCCAATCTGGAGTTGATGATGAGAGACGCACTTACAACCAGACATAACTCACCTTTCACAATGcaatatcttaaaaaacagaacaaaacttTACCTGCGTGACGGATGATGACGTGTGAATGAGAAGCCCACCTTCAGTTATGTGTTTGAATGACGGGTCAGACGTTCATTTTTGAAAGTGTGGTCACCAAACGAGCTCGAGAGAATCACCAATTACATGAAATATTgagaattaattaatttaattgaagtattttgttgtttctttgctcCTCTATGACGGTAAACTCACTTTAGGTTGTGTAGCTTGATTGAGGTCATTGATTCTTTCATTTCTAGACCAAACATCTAATCAATAAATCACAGAAACCCTCAACAGACTGCCACAGTACAAATAATCATCTTTTGAAGTCCTGTACGATGATAAAGTTTGGAGGAAGTTGGAGTTTATTCCAATTTTATAAAGAAATCCCTCGCTCcagttaaaaaaatctaattttaatttCACAATGAAATGTTGCTGCACCCACtttcctttgtgtttctgtgtgtttacatgtagcCTCTCTGCCAGCCTATACATGTCACACCAAAAGAAAACTCCCACCATgtgctctgctctctcctcctcctcctcctcctcctccgtctctgCGTGTTCTGTCCGTGTTCGTGACTGTGTTTgatatgttttatattctgtACTATAATTAACCCTACTGTACCTGTAGCATGGCTCTGTTTCTTTGGTTATACAGTTtgccccccctcccctgtgcatgatggagtgtgtgagtgtgtgtagcgAGCAAGCTATTTTTCTACAGTGGTGAAATGATGGTATGAGCCTGTTCGGGTGCTATCGTGTGTGCCTATACTCAGTTTTCCTGAACACTGTGACAACTCTGGCGAAACACGGACACAATGAGCGAATGAGAGAGACGAAGATGAACTGTCCTGtttgtttctatatttttttaaagttttaggTTTTTCCTTTTCGTGAGCAAGGACTGAGACGTGGcgtgaaaaagtgaaaaaacaaaaaaagttgttGCTCTTTTCTTGATAACACAATAATGTCTAATATTCGATTCGACtttttgtaatatttgtatgtacGTATGAGGGTTTTGTACATTTGTGATGGTATGCACGTTTTGGCATATGAGTGTATGTATCTTCAGATTTGAAATGCTTGTTTTTGGTTTCGTTCTGCATGTAGATTGCTGTTTTCGTTTC contains:
- the mntb gene encoding MAX network transcriptional repressor b; this encodes MSIDTLLEAARYLEWQAQQQQIAREEEQRKEKELIKREAESRHVEIVTSLSQPIRANHVTWSDGSHCQLPHHPPPPPPPSLPPQQVPTVVIPMVPVVTATPAVPALPALPLATPIVAAASPLNGSPQVKISSSPPHHHQQQQHQQQQQPTSPHLLCSPNMKLETSPQLVSAKPSQSQPQVQIQYPTSISTNGPSSQHALVSPQALPTSQPRPNGVMMEDLKGMEGKRRPGGAGTREVHNKLEKNRRAHLKECFETLKKNVPNVDEKKTSNLSVLRSALRYIQTLKRKEKEYEHEMERLAREKIATQQRLAELKNELSQCMDVVEIDRVLRQTIQPEDDQASTSTASEGEDNFEQDMDEDVPTAVPTPAPLPKPTPPILQAQQLLAPHLSIQHATLPLAGVLTAPVPSTPQPPPQAIAPAPAPGQPPPPIAHPVQPPAVQVQPTVIAHAAVSHPSVIQAVNHGLPASHKHLTHIAPSPGPISSTPQSIAAVPAATATHQQISAQPIGHITVHPMAHLGGPLPSHLPTLYPQGVSVSQPTMVGHITHTFTHHTLPHVQTNPQVNAGGASMNSAAVMTQGNPSLGKPTAVLAPHPQLVGQAAVLNPVTMVTVPTFPVSTLKLA